The following proteins are encoded in a genomic region of Montipora foliosa isolate CH-2021 chromosome 10, ASM3666993v2, whole genome shotgun sequence:
- the LOC137974103 gene encoding tetratricopeptide repeat protein 28-like translates to MHGLLPIIFLSSLTGAPSLSKTTFLVLKSMADKKMNVFEQHIQELSVSRKEGNRKGEGIAYFNLGDYYYGLAYFEQAKRDYTEALRIFKEIGFCAGERNACGNLGNAYHSLGNFKKARKYLKQQLSIAKKVGNRATEGKACGNLGHAYFRLGNFKEAIKYHEQHLSIAREVGDRAGKGRAYGNLGIAYRSLGNFKEAIKYHEQDLSIAKEVGDRAREGGAYGNLGNAYDSLGNFKEAIKYHEQHLSIAKEVGDRAGEGAAYGNLGIAYRSLGNFKESIKYHEQDLSIAKEVGDRAGEGAAYGNLGIAYRSLGNFEEAIKYHEQHLSIEKEVGDRAGEGGTYGNLGNAYLSLGNFKEAIKYHKQVLSIAKEVGDRAGEGGTYGNLGIAYRSLGNFKESIKYHEQSLSIAKEVGDRAGEGGAYGNLGSAYLSLGNFKEAIKYHEQHLSIAKEVGDRAREGGAYGNLGIAYRSLGNFKEAIKYHEQHLSIAKEVGDRAGEGSTYGNLGNAYDSLGNFKEAIKYHEQSLSIAKEVGDRAGEGQAYGSLCGAYRSLGNFEEAIKYHEQYLSIAKEVGDRAGEGKAYGDLGKIYYSLGNFKEAINYHEQHLSIAKEVGDRAGEGVAYNSLGYAYYIRGNGGSSRTGNCLPLSWSCS, encoded by the exons GTGCGCCCTCTCTTTCAAAGACGACCTTCCTTGTTCTCAAGAGTATGGCAGACAAAAAGATGAACGTTTTCGAGCAGCATATACAAGAGCTTAGCGTTTCCAGAAAAGAGGGAAACAGAAAAGGGGAGGGTATTGCTTATTTCAATCTGGGCGATTATTATTATGGATTGGCTTATTTTGAACAGGCTAAGAGGGATTACACAGAAGCATtaaggatttttaaagaaataggTTTCTGTGCTGGAGAGAGAAACGCCtgtggcaatctcggcaacgcttatcacagtctgggcaattttaaaaaGGCCAGAAAGTACCTCAAGCAACAACTAAGTATTGCCAAAAAAGTGGGCAATAGGGCCACGGAGGGCAAAGCCTGTGGTAATCTCGGCCACGCTTATTTCAGACTGGGAaattttaaggaagccataaagtatcacgaacaacatcttagcattgcaagagaagtaggggatagggccgggaaGGGAAgggcctatggcaatctcggcatcgcttatcgcagtctgggcaattttaaggaagccataaagtatcacgaacaagatcttagcattgcaaaagaagtaggcgATAGGGCCAGGGAGGGAGGGGcctatggtaatctcggcaacgcttatgacagtctgggcaattttaaggaagccataaagtatcacgaacaacatcttagcattgcaaaagaagtaggggatagggccggggagggcgctgcctatggcaatctcggcatcgcttatcgcagtctgggcaattttaaggaaTCCATAAAGTATCACGaacaagatcttagcattgcaaaagaagtaggggatagggccggggagggcgctgcctatggcaatctcggcatcgcttatcgcagtctgggcaattttgaGGAAGCCATaaagtatcacgaacaacatcttagcattgaaaaagaagtaggggatagggccggggagggagggacctatggtaatctcggcaacgcttatttaagtctgggcaattttaaggagGCCATAAAGTATCATAAACAAgttcttagcattgcaaaagaagtaggggatagggccggggagggagggacctatggtaatctcggcatcgcttatcgcagtctgggcaattttaaggaaTCCATAAAGTATCACGAACAAagtcttagcattgcaaaagaagtaggggatagggccggggagggtggggcctatggtaatctcggcagCGCTTAtctcagtctgggcaattttaaggaagccataaagtatcacgaacaacatcttagcattgcaaaagaagtaggggatagggccagGGAGGGAGGGGcctatggtaatctcggcatcgcttatcgcagtctgggcaattttaaggaagccataaagtatcacgaacaacatcttagcattgcaaaagaagtaggggatagggccggagaGGGAAGTAcctatggtaatctcggcaacgcttatgacagtctgggcaattttaaggaagccataaagtatcacgaacaaagtcttagcattgcaaaagaagtaggggatagggccggggagggccAGGCCTATGGTAGTCTTTGCGGCGCTTATcgcagtctgggcaattttgaGGAAGCCATAAAGTATCACGAACAATATCTTAGCATTgcgaaagaagtaggggatagggccggggagggcaaGGCCTATGGTGATCTCGGCAAAATTTAttacagtctgggcaattttaaggaagccataaattatcacgaacaacatcttagcattgcaaaagaagtaggggatagggccggggagggcgtTGCCTATAATAGTCTCGGTTATGCTTATTACATTAGAG GAAACGGAGGATCCAGTAGGACAGGGAATTGCTTGCCATTGTCTTGGTCGTGTTCATGA
- the LOC137973911 gene encoding tetratricopeptide repeat protein 28-like: MKHVDETRCLLQSEDAWKISFRDTVQWAYTALWRSLLKNGEVDEALFAAEQGRAQALTDILKVQFGVDEEPSSAIARTETISAVMQYLSLQTVFIALAGNTLSFWFLRRGSGLNYREKEIENGSADSLIKTTLKQIGAGAVVQCENRSVLRHRSDFSCSGEAVEESLQSFIVSDNPLQSLYDFLIRPIADLLQGDDLIFVPDGTFCLAPYSALSDSVRIRTVPSLSALKLISSAPNVFNSKSEALLVGDPCLKEITWGTGGPIFKQLPCAKKEVEMIGKLLQTAPLTGQNATKGEVLKRMKSVALIHIAAHGDDEFGEIVLAPNPDRPSQIPKEEDYMLTMSDVQAVGLQAKLVVLSCCHSGQGEVNSEGVVGIARAFLCAGARSILVSLWAIDDEATLLFMKSFYQHLADRKSASLALHHAMKSLRESEKYSAIKYWAPFVLIGDDVTFEFGPQELEKNETSSES, from the exons ATGAAACATGTCGATGAAACAAGATGTCTTCTTCAGTCAGaagatgcatggaaaataagctttcgtgatACAGTACAATGGGCGTACACAGCTCTGTGGAGATcacttttgaagaatggagaggttgatgagGCTTTGTTTGCTGCTGAACAAGGACGAGCACAGGCCTTGACAGACATTTTGAAGGTGCAATTTGGCGTTGATGAAGAACCTTCCTCGGCAATTGCAAGGACAGAAACTATCTCCGCTGTTATGCAATATTTGTCTCTACAAACAGTTTTCATAGCACTTGCAGGGAACACTCTCAGTTTTTGGTTTCTGAGAAGAGGAAGCGGATTAAACTATAGGGAAAAGGAAATCGAAAATGGAAGTGCTGACTCACTGATaaagactactttgaaacagaTTGGCGCAGGGGCTGTTGTCCAATGTGAGAATCGCTCGGTGCTCAGACATCGCAGCGACTTCTCGTGCAGTGGAGAAGCTGTGGAGGAATCCTTACAGTCTTTTATCGTGTCCGACAACCCCTTGCAGTCCTTGTATGATTTCTTAATCCGTCCCATTGCAGACTTGCTGCAAGGTGATGACTTGatctttgttcctgatggaacattttgcttggctccttattctgcattgagtgactctgtcaggatccgtaCTGTTCCCTCGTTGTCCGCTTTGAAACTGATCTCAAGTGCACCTAATGTTTTCAACAGTAAGAGTGAAGCACTACTTGTGGGCGATCCGTGCTTGAAGGAAATCACTTGGGGCACCGGTGGACCCATATTTAAACAGTTGCCATGCGCGAAAAAAGAGGTGGAGATGATTGGAAAACTTCTGCAGACCGCGCCTCTCACTGGTCAAAATGCAACGAAAGGTGAGGTCctgaaaagaatgaagtcagttgctttaatccacattgctgctCATGGAGATGATGAATTTGGAGAAATCGTTTTGGCCCCAAATCCCGACCGCCCATCACAGATCCCCAaagaggaagattacatgttaacAATGAGCGATGTTCAAGCAGTTGGTCTTCAGGCAAAGCTGGTTGTGCtgagttgctgtcatagtggtCAGGGAGAAGTAAACTCTGAGGGTGTGGTGGGAATAGCCAgagctttcctgtgtgctggtgcccggtctATTTTGGTGTCACTGTGGGCAATTGATGATGAAGCAACCTTGCTGTTCATGAAGAGTTTTTACCAACACTTGGCAGACAGGAAAAGTGCAAGTTTagctcttcaccatgctatgaaatctcttcggGAGTCGGAGAAGTATTCCGCCATTaaatactgggcgccatttgttctaattggcgatgatgtcacgttTGAATTTGGGCCACAAGAACTCGAAAAGAATG aaacgtCGTCCGAAAGTTGA